tcagtatacTTATGATAAATTTTAGTTGTAAGTTTTTTGGTAGATCCAACTCATGGTCTCTGGTcctttgaaatcataacagtTCATAACACATACATCCTTATTTTTATTAGTTAGAAGAGCAAAAAGTATACATCGACCagtaaatgatatgtttatataaaaaagaagatgtggtatgattgccaatgagacaactctccacaagagaccagaatgacagagaaattaacaactataggtcactgtacagtcttcaaccatgagcaaagcccataccacatagtcagctataaaaggccctgaaatggcaatgtaaaataattcaaacaagaacATGAAGAAAACAAACAGCCTTATTTACACtgtatgtatttacatttttttaaatttctgattATAGGATAAATGTAGAGGATACCCTACCTAGTTTCCTAGTATATGTATGGTGTATGTATGCTGTATGTTTACAGATTGATAAGCTCCTTGTCTAAGATATTTAAAATGGCAAAACAGCAGGTAAGAACATGTAGAAATATACCATTGAAcatggtacccaacaccttcactaaaattaatttggctggTTTAATGTTCATAAAAAGTTTGACAAATATtgactttgaccctttgacaaaaatataaaaatttcttgacaaaaatataaaaatttcttgacaaaaatataaaaatttctaaaaatttgaaccaaccaatttatcagaaaaaatactcTGGTTATGTATGTCTgattggcaatcttaccactTTTCCTTTTATAACggtaagtttaaaaaaaaattactacccttgacaaaaagatgaaaagatgaaaatataaacttctTCATATATGAGCAACACATAAAACTTGAGATGAATAACAAAACAGGAACAAAACCCCACAAATTCAACAAAGAACATGCAATTTTAATCTTCTGaattaatatgaggcaggcattacctgtaaatggggacgaagtctgtatgaattatttttttgtaatttagatatttgtaaaaaaaaaagaaacgcaaataccgtaacgtttcatattttggttctgttgttagggattttagttgtgacgttatttaagttgtgacgtcatatgcaatgtaaacaaagaaacaacttcatcaggtaacgttttttcatatgaaggaataaaaaaaatgaaatcggtaTTGCGTTTCTTCCTatttatactagactgataaatatatatattttactcaaagatttatacaaacaagaccggaaaaaggaagtacattgaagatttctgcgcaggtccgggatttcaaaacatgacataaaaaaaattgaacgattttgagttcattagtacaatgaaaaattcgggaaattttcccgattttttttttttattgaattttctactgttattggggacttcgtccccatatcaaaataagattttgtcatactgctatatatccaatgtttttttccagatAAAGTttgtggttcaagttttttcaTACTTATGATAACTTTAAAGACTTATGTCATAgggtcaaattaaaaaatttttaacaatagaatgtaattaaaacattcAGCTAATTTAACAAGGGTTATCACCCTGTACTGTTAtatgtaccaccttaaatttattttgaacaaCTGAGGGTGGTTAACAAATTTTGGGAGACAGCAGAAGTTTGAATACAGAAAAGTTATTGTATTTTCACATTTAAAgtcgttttatttttattaaaggatCAAATGCATTCATCGTTTTTATTGTAAGCAGTAATGGAggttaaatgaaaataacaatgaatatgaaagaaTAACAAACCAAAAATTGTATGCTTTAGGGGATGTAATCATTTGCTATTGGGCCCAACAAAATGCAAGATATTGTGGGAAATAGTTGTGTACAAaacatgattttgaaaaagccaTACTTGCAATAAGAAGGAATGAATATTTCTTTTGCAAAGTTCAACTGCCCCACTATTTCCTTCCGAAAATCAATTTGTCTCAATTTAAACgttaatgattttaatattttgattagGCAATATCTGATATGGAATGTCATCCTCTGAAGACTTTGGAGGAAGTCAGAAAGTGGTCAGATGAGGGTATTCCAAACAAGATGAAGCAGGGAACAGAATGTTTGAGAGAGAGACCCCACACGGATGAAACAGTACCAAAAACACTTGTTTGTCATGATATGAGGGGAGGCTATCTTGAAGacaggtatatatatttgtatttcaagGTGTACATATCACTgtaggaaaaaatataaaaatttaatcttTTTCGCCATTCATAAGTAAGTTATTCATACAGGGTTTGTTGTGTACAATACTGAtcagtttgtatttgttaagAAATAAAACcgtcagaaaatattttataagagaATCTACTAGTTGATGTAATGTTTGCATTCAAGCAGTTAGTTGATCAGAATAACTTAAAGACATGAAATGTTAATGTTGTGTAGACAGTACTTCAAAAAACAAGCCTAATAAGAAAAGTGAACATTtgcaaatgttataaaatttaaaagttcaatAAGGGACTTgttttggaaaattgaaattgaaaaaaaaatcctttaaaatgGTCAATAGCTATGAATATAACTTGAGGTTTTATacagaaaactgaaaaaaatattattttagtgatattggatttttatttaaactaatTAGTCAGGTTTTCATATTtagttatttttaataaataattgctATATTTAACAGATTTATCCAGGGTGACAAGAACGAGAAAAGCTATAACTTTTACCACTGGCAGCTGATTGATTCATTTGTTTACTTCAGTCATCATTTCATCACCATCCCACCAGTCACATGGATAAATGTAGCGCATAGAAATGGCGTGAAAATGTTAGGTAATATCTCAGAAATAACAGTTGACAGTACTTTCAATATAAATCTTCAGTTTAAAAGACAAACTATTTTGGACAGTTCATAAGGTTTGAAAATTATAAGCAGTTTTCTGCCTATGACTTTCTGCAAGCATTTCCACAGTgcatacatgatttttttatcagtaaaaaGTTGTAGACACTACTCAAAAGTATGAAGGTTCCATTCATTGATTAATAGGAAAAAAACTTcgcatttgaaattttattcacCAGATATTgtgaaatttccaattttgttttcatttatataccATATCTTTTCTTACAGGCACTTTGATAACAGAATGGAAGGATGGGTACAAAATATGTGAAGAATTCTTAGAATCAGAATCATCATACAAAGCACTTGCAGATCAAATGGTTAAAATTACACAGTTTTACAGATTTGATGGATGGCTgatcaatatagaaaataaaattgtggTAATTatcttttccaaaaaaaagaatatttttgtatagttATTACAATCTACACAAGTGCAGATGCATTGTTGTAAGTTTATGAAATGTTATGTTTGCAATTTTGTACTGTAGTGTTCATGAATTGAAGATTGCTCTTCAAAATAGTTatgtacttcggtactggcatgaaaatacagattttttgtgttatttaaatttgctgttacaaagtattagaaatgattataaattaaggaatgtatctccctcatgcaaagctctgattcctttcacggatttggctatactttttggaccttttggattatagctcttcattatttatataagctttggatttcaaatattttggccacgagcatcactgaagagacatgtattgtcgaaatgtgtatctggtgcaagaaaattggtaccgttaattttattatgtctTAGTTTCATGGAGCCTGTCTCAAATATTTAAGTTCACagttaatttttgtaaaactgagtgtcttcaatttttaaatcacAACTGCACTATTGATTACTTATAAACTAAACAACATCAATTAAGAAAACACTGAAGATAGCAATTTTGCAGAATAGCTTTACTTAAAGTGAGAACTTGATGCAAATGATGTGTTATAAATCAAGGAGAAATAGTAAGCTTAAGCTTTCAATAACTTTCattgttattcaaaataaacttcCAAGTAGAGGAAGATGGGGGTCCTGACAACTTTAAATATTCAACTGTATTTTAAGCTGTAAATTAAGACTGTTATTCTACCACAAAGAAACCCTgctaaaatgaaattataataattatgaaAGGATTTAATTTCTGGCTTTACAATTTGAAGAGAGTTCCCTCTGGGTATAAGCCTCAATTCTGAGTTGCACATTATTGTTGTATTTCAAGGAAGAAAAAGTTCCCTGTTTATGTAAGTTTGTGGAATACCTAACAGCTAAGCTACATGAGACTGTGCCAGGATCTGAAGTGATATGGTATGATAGTGTCATTAATACGGGAGAACTCACATGGCAGGATGCACTCAATGATAAAAACTGGCAAGTAAAACATTGTCACAGAAAATTAGTCTGTATATAGTCATAAATGTTTAAGCATGGCACATTAGTGGATTGTTTATTTACTCTTATCTAACCCTAAgacattaaaaaagatatataaaccATCTGTCATGTACATTGAGGGGTGATAGGTTCTCTGGAAGGATAAGCAGTAATCTGCTGCACATGAATAaaaggcaaaattaaaaatcagttgattttttttttagctcaatatattaatttagtaTTTCAGATGATGAAACTCAGGTGAATACAGATGATGCTTTATAGTGTAAAAATCATGTCACAACTTGACTATTAACTGTTAAAATAATCCCAGCAAAAACACCAACttacacaatttaattttttttttatttataatgcatgcaaaatcttcttgtatttttattttgaaatttaaggtaaTATAAGAATCAACCctcacatatcaaaataattgtaatCATTATTGGGAGTTTGGACCTACTTTGAAGTCCTTAACTGTAAATGGTGTTTGTAATTTTAGTATGTTCTTTGATGTTTGTGATGGTATTTTCCTGAATTACAACTGGAACCCAGAAAAGCTCCTCAGTTCTATGGCTCTAGCTATGTCTAAAGACAGACCAAGGGATGTATATGTTGGATTAGATGTGTTTGGTCGTGGTTGTTTGGGCGGTGGTGGATTTAACTCTATTGAGGTACTGATATCATTACTATTAAGAGGAGAgcaaacataaatattaattttattttcagtagAAAGGTATAATATGTAAATTGTAAAGAAGTCTACCATTGATTATTGGACTAgatatagaaagaaaaaaaattaataatttggaGATCTTTAGTATACGGTTTACATTTAACATTACAATCTAAAAGTTGCTTCtgttttactttaattatttctgaaaaaGTTATGACACAACAAATGTTATCCATGTGATTTAATGCTGCAACTCTTTTTATAATAGGCATTGACAGCAATACGGCAGTATAATATGTCAGTAGCTATATTTGCCTTTGGATGGGTGTATGAGTGTTGCGACGTTGACAACTATATTGATAATGAAAACAGGTATTAGATAagaaatactgtggattcattataattAGTTGGATACCAAATTTTCCTGGATTTCCTTGGAACAGgtgaacaacaaaattaaatgtccaACTCCGACAAAATTTTCCATAGGCTTGTATGTAAAATCactaaattaaatatccacgaacctGTAAGTTCTtgtcaatccacgaaaattgttacccatgaaaataaaaaaattcacagtagtctttttagaaattttgttttgacagGCAAATTTTTAATGTTCTCTGACAGATATGATTTATGGGATATTAGGACTTTATTGTCCAAGACACAAATTGCTATTCAgaaatgtttatgattttaatagacaacaaatatgatagaattttgaatgttttggtGTTCAGACAAAAGGatacattgaaatatattttgtgaattCTGTATACATAgaaaatgtttagtttatgaCTCAATTCCTAGATCAGCACACTATTTTTATTAAGGAGAGAAGGATGATAAATATGTATGTGTTGTAGATTGaagttaatttatattttaatgactggataaatatttttttagattttgggACTTATTGAGTGATTTGTGTCCAACATCAGTCTGGCCTAATGGTTTTCTGTCGTCATCATTTTGCATTGGAGCAGGGCGCAAGTTTTACCTCCAAGGAAATGTAAGAAATGTTCAATACTTTTCACATTTTATTATTGCAGCTAAAACTCTATTTTATACAGATCGTAATAATGCCTATTGTTCACATGACAAATATACTCCTCCGCACCAGGCACGAGGATGACAGTTATGTGCAACTTCTAATAATATCTTACCATATCATTTATGTCCCGATACACATTTTGATATGCACCCACCATGCCATATAGCACTGTTCCTTGGTGCCTCCTGAAGTTCAGCTAGATATATTTAGCCTACTCACATAattcttttttgttactttCTAGAAGTGTGCCTGAGACGAAGGTTTTATGTATactcctatatatatatatacgaaaactgttgtttcttatttgtgTTTGCAACTatgtttactgtattgtttattatatttgtaaaaaaatgatattatattatgCTCCTTGTGAGCCCACTTTATGGAAATAAAGAATCTTCTACTTCTTATTCTATACCTACAAAGTTGGCTTTTCTGTAGCGGACTATTTGAGAAATTACGGTGCACTATGTGAACATCATTGTTTAGGTCATTACTGATTGATTGAGCTGTTATTAACAAGAACACttatattgtacaaaattattcaatgaagtattttttttcttaattgctGTATAAATTATAGTTTAACAAAATCTCCATTGAAATATCAGTTTatcatcaaaacattttttagtgAGACATTggattgatatttttgatatgcTACATGTATAAATGATCTCAATGAATATTATTTCTTACTTAGTTGACTGATTATATTGTAGGTCTGTAATGAGAGTCCTTGGTATAATTTGAGTGGACTGATTTTATTGTAGGTCTGTAATGAGAGTCCTTGGTATAATTTGAGTTGACTGATTTTATTGTAGGTCTGTAATGAGAGTCCTTGGTATAATTTGAGTTGACTGATTTTATTGTAGGTCTGTAATGAGAGTCCATGGTATAATTTGAGTTGACTGATTTTATTGTAGGTCTGTAATGAGAGTCCTTGGTATAATTTGAGTGGACTGATTTTATTGTAGGTCTGTAATGAGAGTCCTTGGTATAATTTGAGTTGACTGATTTTATTGTAGGTCTGTAATGAGAGTCCATGGTATAATTTGAGTCGACTGATTTTATTGTAGGTCTGTAATGAGAGTCCTTGGTATAATTTGAGTGGACTGATTTTATTGTAGGTCTGTAATGAGAGTCCATGGTAT
The genomic region above belongs to Mytilus trossulus isolate FHL-02 chromosome 7, PNRI_Mtr1.1.1.hap1, whole genome shotgun sequence and contains:
- the LOC134725954 gene encoding cytosolic endo-beta-N-acetylglucosaminidase-like, with the protein product MYGVCMLYVYRLISSLSKIFKMAKQQAISDMECHPLKTLEEVRKWSDEGIPNKMKQGTECLRERPHTDETVPKTLVCHDMRGGYLEDRFIQGDKNEKSYNFYHWQLIDSFVYFSHHFITIPPVTWINVAHRNGVKMLGTLITEWKDGYKICEEFLESESSYKALADQMVKITQFYRFDGWLINIENKIVEEKVPCLCKFVEYLTAKLHETVPGSEVIWYDSVINTGELTWQDALNDKNCMFFDVCDGIFLNYNWNPEKLLSSMALAMSKDRPRDVYVGLDVFGRGCLGGGGFNSIEALTAIRQYNMSVAIFAFGWVYECCDVDNYIDNENRFWDLLSDLCPTSVWPNGFLSSSFCIGAGRKFYLQGNVCNESPWYNLSLQEVQAYYRRKQIVIAPQELPALEPCFECAYLGGSCLSYNGELPSTGIPQLFRLFDLDCKPKESYIVSYAYKTKGDNQVFLEIESQRQNDKKSFVFLSETEQPPKNSDSDATNDSMEKKKPVQSSKVIINSKPVETVLKECLGQICLPAKDSDWTTRWYILDKEQIEDFALTSLLCGLSSKSTQKEIINIGQIQMFPLSQLRIPSISNIEISTQADSTIEVAWACSNPSGVSYYIVYLDDMYLGRAASTYYFLENQKDDRSSFVISVQAVLNIGLVTNLAKSEKFTVNIEHS